In Bacteroidales bacterium, the sequence TAATTCCACCGTTTACACCCATAACAAAGTCAAAATGCATAGGTTTATTAATGAAACCTTTTTTGTGAAGACGAAGTGCCATGTCAATCATACTCTTGTCAAAAACTTCCAGTTCCGGTTTAATTCCGCGTTCAATCATGCGTTGCCCGAAATATTTGATGGTATTTTCGGTGTTTTCGAAAATTTCATCTCCTCCGAAATTCAAAGTTCCGCAATCCAAAGTTGCCATTTCAGGATTCAATTCCGTAGGTTGAAGTCTTTCATCGTTGGTCATACCTACCGCACCGCCTGTAGAAGGTTGAAGTATAACATCCGGAATTTCTTTCCTTATAGCGTCTATTATTGCTTTAAATCTTTCCTTGTCTTGCGTAGGGGTTCCGTCATCATAACGAACATGAAGGTGTATAATACTTGCTCCGGCTTCATATGCGGATTTTGCTTCGCGTACCATTTCTTCTACGGTATAAGGTACGGCCGGATTATGTTCTTTCAGAACTTCTGCACCGCAAATAGCGGCTGTGATAATAAGTTTTGACATAATAAATTTATTTTTGATTTTTTCTTTGGCTATTTTTTGGAACAACACAAGTGCCGCTTGCTTTACAAACAACTATCGGTTCTTCAAGCACATCGGCAGCAGAATCTGAAATGTCGGGTCTGGGAACAATAACTTTTCTGGCTTCGAAAATCATTTTTCTGGATGAATTGCCGATATTGGTAATTTCTCCCACTGCTTCAATATAATCTCCTGCATAAACAGGAGCTAAAAATTCTACTTTGTCATAAGCGGCGAATAAACCTTCATCACCGTCGTTTATTATTAAAAGTTCGGTTGCAACATCACCGAACAATTGGAGCATCTTTGCGCCGTCAACTAAATTTCCTCCGTAATGAGCATCGTGTGAACTCATACGAACTCTTATCATTGCTTTATTTGTCATGGTTTTTTTTATTTAATTGTTTGTTTTTAGTTTTGAATTTCGATTTTTTAATTCTGAATTTTGGGCATCATTTCTAACGAAAAGAAATATCTCATGAGCAGAGAAATTCACTGATGTATATGATTTTTCGTTTTGTTCGAAATAATCTTACCACTTTCTAACCTCTATGTTACAATGTAATTCACAAAAATTCCTTGTGTTCTTACATTTTCGGGATCAATATCTCCTGTTTCGACGAGTTCTTCGACTTCTGCGATAACTACATCGGCAGCGGTAGCTATGATCGGATTGAAATT encodes:
- a CDS encoding 3-aminobutyryl-CoA ammonia lyase — encoded protein: MTNKAMIRVRMSSHDAHYGGNLVDGAKMLQLFGDVATELLIINDGDEGLFAAYDKVEFLAPVYAGDYIEAVGEITNIGNSSRKMIFEARKVIVPRPDISDSAADVLEEPIVVCKASGTCVVPKNSQRKNQK
- a CDS encoding 3-keto-5-aminohexanoate cleavage protein; protein product: MSKLIITAAICGAEVLKEHNPAVPYTVEEMVREAKSAYEAGASIIHLHVRYDDGTPTQDKERFKAIIDAIRKEIPDVILQPSTGGAVGMTNDERLQPTELNPEMATLDCGTLNFGGDEIFENTENTIKYFGQRMIERGIKPELEVFDKSMIDMALRLHKKGFINKPMHFDFVMGVNGGISGELRDFVFLRGSIPADATYTVAGIGRYEFPLAMAAIIDGGHVRVGFEDNVYLSKGVLAKSNGELVAKVVRMAKELGREIATPAEAREILGLKPLK